The proteins below come from a single Xiphophorus couchianus chromosome 20, X_couchianus-1.0, whole genome shotgun sequence genomic window:
- the scn8ab gene encoding sodium channel, voltage gated, type VIII, alpha subunit b isoform X4 — translation MAAPLLAPPGPDSFKKFTPESLANIEKRIQEEKNKKPPKPRSDSSHRDTSDDNEPKPNSDLEAGKSLPFIYGDIPDGMAATPLEDLDPYYLNQKTFIVLNKGKTIFRFSATPSLYIISPFNPFRRIAIKILIHSLFSMIIMCTILTNCIFMTFSDPPEWSKQVEYTFTGIYTFESLTKIVARGFAIDGFTFLRDPWNWLDFMVISMAYITEFVNLGNVSALRTFRVLRALKTISVIPGLKTIVGALIQSVKKLSDVMILTVFCLSVFALIGLQLFMGNLRNKCVFWPINMTEQYLENGSRGFDWNKYIYNDSNFYFLPGALDALLCGNSSDSGRCPEGFTCMKAGRNPNYGYTSFDSFGWAFLTLFRLMTQDFWENLYMLTLRAAGKTYMVFFVLVIFVGSFYLVNLILAVVAMAYEEQNQATMEEAEQKEAEFKAMLEQLKRQQEETQAAAMATSAGTVSEAALEDVEGGHLSRSSSEVSKLSSKSAKERRNRKKKWRQKEQEKEKGDSEKVVKSESDDGSKKSTIRFPGTRLGRKTSIMNQSLLSIPGSPFMSRHNSRSSIFSFKGRSKDMGSENEFADDEHSTVEESEDRRGSLFIPYRRNSYSGYSQGSSRIHPLAPHSGGKRNSTVDCNGVVSLIGPGPGRRLLPETTDVEIKKKHSGSLMISVDQLNSSFKGKDRANSQMSVVTNTLLEELEESQRKCPPCWYKFANVFLIWECCPIWLKIKHIVYLIVMDPFVDLAITICIVLNTLFMAMEHYPMTPHFEEVLSVGNLVFTGIFAGEMFAKLIAMDPYYYFQEGWNCFDGFIVTLSLVELGLADVEGLSVLRSFRLLRVFKLAKSWPTLNMLIKIIGNSVGALGNLTLVLAIIVFIFAVVGMQLFGKSYKDCVCKIALDCELPRWHMNDFFHSFLIVFRVLCGEWIETMWDCMEVAGQAMCIIVFMMVMVIGNLVVLNLFLALLLSSFSADNLAATDDDGEPNNLQLAVARIKIGIAWFKANMRILVATVLKKPIEDEQKPLDYEEKLNCIANHPAEINRELDYPKNGNGTTSGIGSSVGKYMIDDDYMSFIHNPNLTVCVPIAVGESDFENLNTEDFSSESDVENSKDLDDTSSSEGSTIDIKPDVEEVAVVEVVEEYLDPDACWTDECVAKYKCCDVPITHGWGKHWWFLRKTCYLIVEHNWFETLIIFMILLSSGALAFEDVYIEQRKTVRIILDYADRVFTYIFILEMLLKWVAYGFVKYFTNAWCWLDFFIVDVSIVSLIANALGFSDLGPIKSLRTLRALRPLRALSRFEGMRVVVNALVGAIPSIMNVLLVCLIFWLIFSIMGVNLFAGKYYYCFNETAEEYFLPDDVNNKTECFELINSNHTEVRWKNVKINFDNVGAGYLALLQVATFKGWMDIMYAAIDSRKVEDQPVYEDNLYMYIYFVIFIIFGSFFTLNLFIGVIIDNFNQQKKKFGGQDIFMTEEQKKYYNAMKKLGSKKPQKPIPRPQNPIQGMVFDFVTQQVFDISIMILICLNMVTMMVETDDQSEETEVVLYWVNFVFIVVFTGEFLLKLFALRHYYFTNGWNIFDVVVVILSIVGMFLADLIEKYFVSPTLFRVIRLARIGRILRLIKGAKGIRTLLFALMMSLPALFNIGLLLFLVMFIFSIFGMSNFGYVKHGAGIDDMYNFETFGNSMIILFMITTSAGWDGLLLPILNYPPDCDPLLENAGTPATGNCGNPSVGIFFFVMYIIISFLIVVNMYIAIILENFSVATEESADPLSEDDFETFYEIWEKFDPDASQFITYAKLSDFADALEHPLRVPKPNTIELIAMDMPMVSGDRIHCLDILFAFTKRVLGDSGELDMLRQQMEERFVAANPSKVSYEPITTTLRRKQEDVSARIIQRAYRSHLARRGFVCKRKPANNKAENQEQEKKEGTPSTASLPSYDSVTKPEKEKQDDNNEGRGERKEKGRNQKDIRESQC, via the exons ATGGCCGCACCCCTTCTTGCACCCCCAGGACCTGACAGCTTCAAGAAGTTCACCCCGGAATCTCTCGCTAACATCGAGAAGCGCATtcaggaagagaaaaacaagaagcctCCCAAGCCCAGATCGGACAGTAGTCACCGCGACACATCTGACGACAATGAGCCGAAGCCCAACAGCGACCTGGAGGCAGGCAAGAGCCTGCCCTTCATCTATGGCGATATTCCTGACGGAATGGCGGCAACGCCCCTGGAAGACTTGGATCCATACTATTTGAACCAGAAA ACATTTATAGTCCTAAACAAGGGGAAAACAATCTTCCGCTTCAGTGCCACACCCTCCTTGTACATCATAAGCCCTTTTAATCCATTTAGGCGAATAGCTATAAAGATTTTGATACATTC GTTATTCAGCATGATCATCATGTGTACCATTTTGACCAACTGTATATTCATGACATTTAGTGACCCACCAGAGTGGTCCAAACAAGTAGA GTATACATTCACGGGTATCTACACATTCGAGTCGCTCACAAAAATTGTTGCCCGAGGTTTTGCCATCGACGGCTTCACGTTTCTCAGAGATCCATGGAACTGGCTGGACTTCATGGTCATTTCAATGGC GTATATAACAGAGTTTGTAAACCTAGGCAATGTGTCAGCTCTGCGTACGTTCAGGGTTCTGAGGGCTTTGAAAACTATTTCAGTTATTCCAG GCCTGAAGACCATCGTGGGCGCTCTGATCCAGTCTGTGAAGAAGCTGTCGGATGTGATGATCCTGACCGTCTTCTGTCTCAGCGTCTTTGCGCTGATCGGCTTGCAGCTGTTCATGGGGAACCTTCGTAACAAGTGCGTCTTCTGGCCAATCAACATGACCGAGCAATACCTGGAAAACGGCAGCCGAGGTTTCGACTGGAACAAATACATCTATAACGATT CAAATTTCTACTTCCTGCCCGGTGCTCTGGATGCTCTGCTGTGTGGAAACAGTTCAGACTCGGG ACGATGTCCAGAGGGTTTCACGTGCATGAAAGCTGGAAGAAACCCAAACTATGGTTACACCAGTTTTGACAGCTTTGGGTGGGCTTTCCTCACCCTCTTTCGTCTCATGACTCAGGACTTCTGGGAAAATCTCTACATGCTG actCTGCGAGCTGCAGGGAAGACCTACATGGTATTCTTTGTGCTGGTCATCTTTGTGGGCTCCTTCTACCTGGTCAATCTGATCTTGGCTGTGGTGGCCATGGCTTATGAGGAGCAGAATCAGGCCACAATGGAGGAGGCTGAGCAAAAAGAGGCTGAATTCAAAGCTATGCTGGAACAGCTCAAAAGGCAACAGGAGGAGACGCAG GCTGCAGCTATGGCCACATCGGCAGGGACCGTGTCAGAGGCTGCGTTAGAGGATGTAGAAGGGGGTCACTTGTCCCGCAGCTCCTCAGAGGTCTCCAAGCTGAGCTCAAAAAGCGCCAAAGAGAGACGCAATCGCAAGAAGAAATGGCgccagaaagagcaggagaaggagaaagGAGACAGTGAGAAGGTAGTTAAGTCTGAGTCAGACGATGGCAGCAAGAAGAGCACCATCCGCTTCCCAGGAACTCGACTGGGCAGGAAGACATCCATCATGAACCAG TCTCTGCTCAGCATCCCAGGCTCGCCCTTCATGTCACGCCACAACAGCCGCAGCAGCATCTTCAGCTTCAAGGGCCGCTCCAAGGACATGGGCTCGGAGAACGAGTTTGCGGACGACGAGCACAGCACTGTGGAGGAGAGCGAAGACCGCCGAGGCTCACTGTTCATACCCTACCGTCGCAATAGCTACAGTGGCTACAGCCAGGGCTCGTCCCGCATCCACCCACTGGCGCCACACTCTGGAGGGAAGAGGAACAGCACGGTGGACTGCAACGGCGTGGTGTCTCTCATCGGCCCCGGGCCTGGCAGACGGCTTCTGCCTGAG ACTACAGATGTGGAGATTAAGAAGAAACACTCTGGTTCTCTCATGATTTCTGTGGATCAGCTCAACTCCTCCTTCAAAGGAAAGGACCGTGCCAACAGTCAGATGAGCGTGGTCACCAACACACTCTTAGAAG AGTTAGAAGAGTCTCAAAGAAAGTGTCCTCCTTGTTGGTACAAGTTTGCAAACGTCTTCCTCATCTGGGAATGCTGCCCCATCTGGCTAAAAATCAAGCACATCGTCTATTTGATTGTCATGGACCCGTTTGTGGATCTGGCCATCACCATCTGCATTGTGCTCAACACTCTTTTCATGGCCATGGAGCATTACCCGATGACTCCACATTTTGAGGAGGTCCTGTCCGTCGGCAACCTG GTTTTCACCGGCATCTTTGCTGGCGAGATGTTTGCCAAGCTCATAGCCATGGACCCCTACTACTACTTCCAGGAAGGCTGGAACTGCTTTGATGGCTTCATTGTGACCCTGAGTTTAGTTGAACTGGGGCTGGCGGACGTGGAGGGACTCTCAGTTCTCAGGTCTTTCCGATTG TTAAGAGTGTTCAAACTGGCCAAGTCGTGGCCCACACTAAACATGCTGATTAAGATCATTGGAAACTCGGTGGGAGCTCTGGGTAATTTGACCTTGGTGTTGGCCATCATCGTCTTCATCTTTGCCGTGGTGGGAATGCAGCTGTTTGGAAAAAGCTACAAGGACTGTGTGTGTAAGATCGCGTTGGACTGCGAACTCCCACGCTGGCACATGAACGACTTCTTTCACTCCTTCCTGATCGTGTTCAGAGTGCTGTGTGGAGAGTGGATTGAAACAATGTGGGACTGCATGGAGGTGGCAGGACAAGCCATGTGCATTATCGTCTTCATGATGGTTATGGTTATTGGAAATCTGGtg GTGCTGAACCTGTTTCTGGCTCTGCTGCTGAGCTCATTCAGTGCAGACAACCTCGCTGCCACTGATGACGACGGAGAACCCAACAACCTTCAACTCGCTGTTGCCCGCATCAAGATAGGAATCGCCTGGTTTAAAGCCAACATGCGAATCTTGGTAGCTACAGTTCTCAAAAAG CCTATAGAGGACGAGCAGAAGCCTTTGGATTATGAGGAAAAGCTCAACTGCATAGCAAACCACCCTGCTGAAATCAACCGTGAACTGGACTACCCCAAAAATGGCAACGGCACCACCAGTGGCATCGGGAGCAGTGTAGGAAAGTACATGATTGATGACGACTATATGTCTTTTATCCACAACCCCAACCTCACCGTGTGCGTTCCCATCGCTGTTGGAGAGTCAGACTTTGAAAACCTCAACACGGAGGACTTCAGCAGCGAATCAGATGTGGAAAACAGCAAAGAT TTGGATGACACCAGTTCATCTGAGGGCAGCACAATAGACATCAAGCCTGATGTAGAGGAGGTGGCGGTGGTTGAAGTCGTGGAAGAGTATCTTGATCCTGATGCCTGCTGGACTGATG AGTGTGTGGCCAAATACAAGTGCTGCGATGTTCCCATCACACATGGATGGGGAAAGCACTGGTGGTTTCTGAGGAAGACCTGCTACCTGATAGTGGAACACAACTGGTTTGAGACCCTCATCATCTTCATGATCCTCCTCAGCAGTGGAGCTTTG GCCTTTGAGGATGTGTACATTGAACAGAGGAAGACAGTGCGCATCATTCTAGATTATGCTGATCGAGTTTTCACCTACATCTTCATCCTGGAGATGTTGCTGAAATGGGTGGCCTATGGCTTTGTCAAGTACTTCACTAATGCCTGGTGCTGGCTGGACTTCTTCATTGTGGAT GTGTCTATAGTCAGCCTTATAGCTAATGCTTTGGGCTTCTCCGATCTAGGCCCGATTAAATCACTCAGGACACTGAGGGCCTTGAGACCCCTCAGGGCCCTGTCACGTTTTGAAGGGATGAGG GTTGTGGTGAACGCCTTGGTGGGTGCCATACCCTCCATCATGAACGTGCTGCTTGTGTGCCTCATCTTCTGGCTCATCTTCAGCATCATGGGTGTTAACCTGTTTGCCGGGAAATACTATTACTGCTTCAACGAGACGGCTGAAGAGTACTTTCTGCCGGATGACGTCAACAATAAAACTGAGTGCTTTGAGCTGATTAACAGCAATCACACTGAGGTCAGGTGGAAAAACGTGAAGATCAATTTTGACAATGTGGGCGCAGGATATCTTGCACTTTTGCAAGTG GCAACCTTTAAAGGTTGGATGGACATTATGTATGCAGCAATAGATTCAAGAAAG GTGGAAGACCAGCCTGTCTATGAGGACAACCTCTACATGTACATCTACTTTGTCATATTTATCATCTTTGGCTCCTTCTTCACCCTGAATCTCTTCATTGGTGTCATCATTGATAATTTCaatcaacagaagaaaaag TTTGGAGGTCAGGATATCTTCATGACAGAAGAGCAAAAGAAATACTACAATGCAATGAAAAAACTTGGGTCAAAGAAACCACAAAAACCAATACCAAGGCCTCAG AACCCGATCCAAGGAATGGTGTTTGACTTTGTGACACAGCAGGTGTTTGACATTTCCATCATGATCCTCATCTGCCTCAACATGGTCACCATGATGGTGGAAACCGATGATCAGTCAGAAGAAACAGAGGTTGTGCTTTACTGGGTCAACTTTGTATTCATCGTGGTTTTCACTGGCGAGTTCCTTCTCAAGCTGTTTGCGCTGCGCCACTATTACTTCACCAATGGCTGGAACATCTTCGACGTAGTGGTGGTCATCCTCTCTATTGTGG GTATGTTTCTGGCTGACCTGATCGAGAAGTACTTTGTGTCGCCGACTCTCTTCAGGGTGATCCGTCTGGCTCGTATCGGCAGGATCCTGCGTCTCATCAAGGGCGCCAAAGGAATCAGAACTCTGCTGTTTGCCCTCATGATGTCGCTCCCCGCCTTGTTCAACATCGgcctcctgctcttcctggtCATGTTCATCTTCTCCATCTTTGGCATGTCCAACTTTGGCTACGTGAAACACGGGGCCGGCATCGACGACATGTACAACTTTGAGACGTTTGGAAACAGCATGATCATCCTGTTCATGATCACCACATCGGCAGGTTGGGATGGCCTTCTGCTGCCCATCCTCAACTACCCACCGGATTGCGACCCACTTTTAGAGAACGCCGGCACACCCGCAACCGGAAACTGTGGCAACCCATCCGTGGGCATCTTCTTCTTTGTCATGTACATCATCATTTCTTTCCTAATCGTGGTCAACATGTACATTGCCATCATCCTGGAGAACTTCAGTGTGGCCACGGAGGAAAGCGCAGACCCACTCAGTGAGGACGACTTTGAGACCTTTTATGAAATTTGGGAGAAATTTGACCCTGATGCCTCCCAGTTCATTACCTATGCCAAGCTTTCTGACTTTGCCGATGCGCTTGAACACCCGCTGCGTGTCCCCAAGCCCAACACCATTGAGCTGATCGCTATGGACATGCCTATGGTGAGTGGAGACCGCATCCACTGCCTGGACATCCTGTTTGCCTTTACCAAGCGAGTGCTGGGCGACAGCGGGGAGCTGGACATGCTCAGGCAACAAATGGAGGAGCGCTTTGTGGCTGCCAATCCCTCTAAAGTCTCCTATGAGCCGATTACCACCACTCTGAGGCGAAAGCAGGAGGACGTGTCGGCAAGGATCATCCAGCGGGCCTACCGCTCCCACCTGGCCCGGCGGGGATTTGTGTGCAAGCGCAAACCGGCCAACAACAAAGCTGAGAATCAGGAGCAAGAAAAGAAGGAGGGCACTCCATCCACTGCCTCCCTGCCTTCTTATGACAGTGTGACCAAACCTGAAAAGGAAAAGCAGGATGACAACAACGAGGGCAGGGGAGAGAGGAAAGAGAAGGGCAGAAACCAAAAAGACATCAGGGAGTCTCAGTGTTAG